Proteins from one Salmo salar chromosome ssa07, Ssal_v3.1, whole genome shotgun sequence genomic window:
- the LOC106609575 gene encoding uncharacterized protein, which produces MSVTVGEGRVIAWRVTRSITYYCTSPTPGGDTPAPSPPTSSLSSHLDTPLPSLSTPFISDMPSHPTVSSTLTPSFSDVLSLSPSSPSSSPRPLLLLLPWLGARPGAMAKYRNLYLERGLDILSVESTVWHFLWPRWGLEYGTEVLEVLDDPRFKGRPLLVHAFSIGGYTFTQLLSQMVREPHKYPGLAQRVVGHVYDSLVIGSLEHMATGLGKTLFPRMEPLVRYTALLYFWLFKSQTVHYYDNSVQVFYNSPVTAPALFFFCENDALCDPVAMEAVLNFWRKRGVVVETRKWKESVHAAHLRCHSEEYLSMLEKFMISLNIAPLREKV; this is translated from the exons ATGTCTGTGACAGTGGGAGAGGGGCGGGTCATAGCCTGGAGGGTCACCAGAAGCATCACCTACTACTGCACCAGCCCGACACCAGGGGGCGATACCCctgccccctctcctcccacctcctccttaTCCTCCCATCTAgacactcctcttccctccctctccaccccctttATCTCAGACATGCCCTCTCACCCCACTGTTTCCTCAACTCTCACCCCTTCATTTTCAGAtgtactatccctctctccatcctcgccctcctcctccccccgtcccctcctcctgctcctcccatGGCTGGGCGCCCGACCGGGGGCCATGGCGAAGTACCGGAACCTCTACCTGGAACGCGGCCTGGACATCCTATCTGTGGAGAGCACCGTGTGGCACTTCCTGTGGCCTCGCTGGGGGCTGGAGTATGGGACCGAGGTCCTGGAGGTCCTTGACGACCCGCGTTTCAAAGGGCGCCCCCTTCTGGTCCACGCCTTCTCCATCGGCGGGTACACCTTCACCCAGCTGCTCAGCCAGATGGTCAGGGAGCCACACAAGTACCCGGGCCTGGCCCAACGGGTTGTAGGACATGTCTATGACAGCCTGGTGATCGGGTCGCTGGAGCATATggctacag GCCTGGGCAAGACCCTGTTCCCTCGTATGGAGCCCCTGGTGCGATACACCGCTCTGCTCTACTTCTGGCTCTTCAAGTCCCAGACGGTGCACTACTACGACAACTCAGTCCAGGTCTTCTACAACAGCCCCGTCACCGCCCCGGCGCTCTTCTTCTTCTGCGAGAACGATGCGCTGTGCGACCCCGTCGCCATGGAGGCGGTCCTCAACTTCTGGAGGAAGCGGGGCGTTGTTGTGGAAACCAGGAAGTGGAAGGAGTCTGTGCACGCTGCTCATCTACGCTGTCACTCGGAGGAGTACCTCTCCATGTTGGAAAAATTTATGATCTCGCTCAACATCGCCCCCCTCAGGGAGAAGGTGTGA